Within Helicoverpa zea isolate HzStark_Cry1AcR chromosome 17, ilHelZeax1.1, whole genome shotgun sequence, the genomic segment GtggttattgttttatattaattaatatattcatATTTTCTAACAGTTGAGTGTTGTTAACTGTGTGGGTTAAAGTGTGTTGACAAATATCTAAACATATGCCCAATACTGAAGTAGTTGTTCTTGTTTGGAGATTTTTTGAATAGAAGTACTAGCTAGTATAATTTGACTAAGGGTAGCAAAAACCCTAAACTATTGAATTGCTTATTGACCATGATTAAATTATATCTTTCCAGCATCAACATGAACTCCTTGATCGTATTCTGCGTGTTGTCTCTGGCCGCTTTGACCATCGCGCATCCTGACGGCGCCACATACACGGACAAGTATGACAACGTAGACCTGGACGAGATCCTCGGCAACCGTCGCCTGATGGTGCCTTACATCAAGTGCATGCTCGACCAGGGCAAGTGTGCCCCTGACGCCAAGG encodes:
- the LOC124638421 gene encoding uncharacterized protein LOC124638421 isoform X2, with the protein product MRTNPMEVVDHQQYLFSEVTSLTNSINMNSLIVFCVLSLAALTIAHPDGATYTDKYDNVDLDEILGNRRLMVPYIKCMLDQGKCAPDAKELKEWNSEISLQNTSRKLSRTSAANVPRPRRREPAASSVT